A genomic stretch from Dermochelys coriacea isolate rDerCor1 chromosome 24, rDerCor1.pri.v4, whole genome shotgun sequence includes:
- the FCER1G gene encoding high affinity immunoglobulin epsilon receptor subunit gamma isoform X2: MKMWLVAGLLLLLRAEGAEALAEPELCYVLDAVLFIYGIVLTVLYCRLKLQVRKASKAVHSTAYSKEEGIYTGLSTQNQETYETLRTKPN; the protein is encoded by the exons ATGAAGATGTGGCTCGTGGCcggcctgctgctgctcctcagggCCGAAGGCGCAG AGGCGCTGGCCGAACCTGAGCTGTGTTATGTCCTGGACGCTGTCCTGTTCATCTACGGCATCGTCCTCACAGTGCTCTACTGCCGCCTGAAG cTCCAGGTTCGAAAAGCATCAAAAGCTGTCCACAGCACAGCCTATAGC AAAGAAGAAGGGATCTATACC GGGCTCAGCACTCAGAACCAGGAGACCTACGAAACCCTCCGGACCAAGCCCAATTAG
- the FCER1G gene encoding high affinity immunoglobulin epsilon receptor subunit gamma isoform X1: MKMWLVAGLLLLLRAEGAEALAEPELCYVLDAVLFIYGIVLTVLYCRLKLQVRKASKAVHSTAYSQKEEGIYTGLSTQNQETYETLRTKPN, translated from the exons ATGAAGATGTGGCTCGTGGCcggcctgctgctgctcctcagggCCGAAGGCGCAG AGGCGCTGGCCGAACCTGAGCTGTGTTATGTCCTGGACGCTGTCCTGTTCATCTACGGCATCGTCCTCACAGTGCTCTACTGCCGCCTGAAG cTCCAGGTTCGAAAAGCATCAAAAGCTGTCCACAGCACAGCCTATAGC CAGAAAGAAGAAGGGATCTATACC GGGCTCAGCACTCAGAACCAGGAGACCTACGAAACCCTCCGGACCAAGCCCAATTAG